In Garra rufa chromosome 15, GarRuf1.0, whole genome shotgun sequence, a single genomic region encodes these proteins:
- the fgfr1a gene encoding fibroblast growth factor receptor 1-A isoform X1: MMKIMKTMLLLISVLLTQALQSQGRPATQDEMVALVEPMPYTLYPGDKLELICKGKEETQEVTWTKDHIPLVDGEHTRLRSHQIEIETVEPADSGLYACFAQGINSNHTEYFNVNVTDGLASSEDDEEDESSSEEARLSSDQKLLPMPPAWAQPDKMEKKLHAVPASKTVKFRCQANGNPTPTLKWLKNGKEFKKDQRIGGYKVREHMWTIIMESVVPSDKGNYTCLVENKYGSINHTYQLDVVERSPHRPILQAGLPANRTVVVGSDVEFECKVFSDPQPHIQWLKHIEVNGSRVGPDGLPYVRILKHSGVNSSDTQVLTLYNVTEEESGEYICKVANYIGQANQSAWLTVVKHLQAIPPTPLPNQTYLEVLIYCVGFFLICVMVVTAVVAKMHSSSKKSDFNSQLAVHKLAKSIPLRRQVTVSVDSSSSMHSGGMLVRPSRLSSSGSPMLSGVSEYELPQDPRWEVARDRLVLGKPLGEGCFGQVMMAEAIGMDKEKPSRVTKVAVKMLKPDATEKDLSDLISEMEMMKIIGKHKNIINLLGACTQDGPLYVIVEFAAKGNLREYLRVRRPPGMEYCYNPDQVPVENMSIKDLVSCAYQVARGMEYLASKKCIHRDLAARNVLVTEDNVMKIADFGLARDIHHIDYYKKTTNGRLPVKWMAPEALFDRIYTHQSDVWSFGVLLWEIFTLGGSPYPGVPVEELFKLLKEGHRMDRPSTCTHELYMMMRDCWHAVPSQRPTFKQLVEDLDRTLSMTSNQEYLDLSVSLDQFSPNFPDTRSSTCSSGEDSVFSHDPGADEPCLPKFPPHPNRGVAFKKR; this comes from the exons TGGTAGCTTTGGTTGAGCCGATGCCATACACTTTGTATCCGGGGGACAAACTGGAGCTGATCTGTAAAGGTAAAGAAGAGACGCAGGAAGTGACCTGGACTAAGGACCACATTCCCCTGGTTGATGGAGAGCACACCCGCCTGCGCAGCCATCAGATTGAGATTGAAACAGTAGAGCCGGCCGACTCTGGTCTGTATGCTTGCTTTGCTCAGGGAATCAACAGCAACCATACAGAATACTTCAATGTCAACGTTACAG ATGGATTGGCTTCCTCAGAAGATGATGAAGAAGATGAGTCTTCCTCAGAGGAGGCCAGGCTATCGAGTGACCAGAAACTGCTTC CAATGCCGCCTGCCTGGGCTCAACCTGATAAGATGGAGAAGAAGCTCCATGCGGTTCCCGCCAGCAAAACCGTCAAGTTTCGTTGCCAGGCCAATGGAAACCCTACTCCAACACTCAAGTGGCTCAAGAATGGCAAAGAGTTTAAGAAAGACCAGCGAATAGGAGGCTACAAG GTTCGAGAGCACATGTGGACCATCATAATGGAGTCGGTTGTCCCGTCAGACAAGGGCAACTACACCTGCCTGGTGGAAAACAAATACGGCAGCATCAATCACACCTACCAGCTGGACGTAGTCG AGCGTTCACCGCACAGGCCGATTCTTCAGGCTGGGTTGCCTGCTAACCGTACAGTAGTGGTGGGGAGTGATGTGGAGTTTGAGTGTAAAGTCTTCAGTGATCCTCAGCCTCATATCCAGTGGCTGAAGCACATCGAGGTCAACGGCAGTAGAGTCGGCCCTGACGGACTGCCATATGTTCGGATATTAAAG CACTCTGGGGTCAACAGCTCGGACACACAGGTCTTGACGCTGTACAACGTGACCGAAGAAGAAAGTGGGGAGTATATATGTAAAGTGGCCAATTATATAGGCCAAGCCAACCAATCAGCATGGCTCACCGTCGTTAAACACTTGCAAG CCATTCCCCCGACTCCACTGCCAAACCAGACCTACCTGGAGGTGCTGATCTACTGCGTGGGCTTCTTCCTCATCTGTGTGATGGTAGTGACCGCCGTGGTGGCCAAAATGCACAGCTCGTCCAAGAAAAGTGACTTCAACAGCCAGCTGGCCGTCCACAAGCTGGCCAAGAGCATCCCACTGCGCAGACAGGTAACA GTGTCTGTGGACTCCAGCTCATCTATGCACTCGGGTGGGATGCTGGTCCGACCCTCACGTCTTTCCTCCAGCGGCTCCCCTATGCTCTCAGGGGTCTCTGAATATGAGCTGCCCCAGGACCCACGCTGGGAGGTGGCCAGAGACAG GCTGGTTCTCGGTAAGCCGCTTGGCGAGGGCTGCTTTGGGCAGGTGATGATGGCAGAGGCTATCGGAATGGATAAAGAAAAACCCAGTCGTGTCACTAAAGTGGCTGTCAAAATGCTCAAAC CCGACGCCACAGAGAAGGACCTGTCAGACCTCATCTCCGAGATGGAAATGATGAAGATTATTGGCAAACACAAGAACATCATCAACTTGCTGGGGGCCTGCACACAAGATG GTCCACTCTACGTCATTGTGGAGTTTGCGGCAAAGGGCAATCTTAGGGAGTATCTGCGTGTGCGTCGTCCGCCTGGGATGGAGTACTGCTACAACCCTGACCAGGTACCTGTGGAGAACATGTCAATCAAAGACCTGGTGTCCTGTGCATACCAGGTGGCACGTGGAATGGAATACCTGGCATCCAAAAAG TGTATTCATAGAGACTTGGCTGCCCGTAATGTCCTGGTAACTGAAGATAATGTTATGAAGATAGCAGACTTCGGCCTGGCCAGAGACATCCATCATATTGATTACTACAAGAAGACCACTAAT GGTCGTTTACCAGTGAAATGGATGGCGCCTGAAGCTCTCTTCGACCGCATTTACACCCATCAGAGTGACGT GTGGTCTTTTGGGGTGTTGCTGTGGGAGATCTTTACTCTGGGCGGCTCACCGTACCCTGGTGTCCCTGTGGAGGAACTCTTTAAACTGCTAAAGGAAGGCCACCGCATGGACCGTCCCTCCACGTGTACCCACGAACT GTATATGATGATGAGAGATTGCTGGCATGCCGTTCCATCTCAGAGACCCACGTTCAAACAGCTGGTGGAGGATCTAGACCGCACCCTCTCTATGACGTCAAATCAG GAGTATCTGGACCTGTCAGTGTCTCTAGACCAGTTTTCCCCAAATTTCCCCGACACACGCAGCTCTACATGCTCCTCCGGTGAAGACTCTGTGTTCTCCCATGACCCCGGTGCTGATGAGCCCTGCCTGCCCAAATTCCCCCCTCATCCCAACCGCGGAGTGGCGTTTAAAAAGCGCTGA
- the fgfr1a gene encoding fibroblast growth factor receptor 1-A isoform X2, whose product MMKIMKTMLLLISVLLTQALQSQGRPATQDEMVALVEPMPYTLYPGDKLELICKGKEETQEVTWTKDHIPLVDGEHTRLRSHQIEIETVEPADSGLYACFAQGINSNHTEYFNVNVTDGLASSEDDEEDESSSEEARLSSDQKLLPMPPAWAQPDKMEKKLHAVPASKTVKFRCQANGNPTPTLKWLKNGKEFKKDQRIGGYKVREHMWTIIMESVVPSDKGNYTCLVENKYGSINHTYQLDVVERSPHRPILQAGLPANRTVVVGSDVEFECKVFSDPQPHIQWLKHIEVNGSRVGPDGLPYVRILKTAGVNTTDKEMEILQIRNVSLEDAGEYTCLAGNSIGHSHHSAWLTVYKAIPPTPLPNQTYLEVLIYCVGFFLICVMVVTAVVAKMHSSSKKSDFNSQLAVHKLAKSIPLRRQVTVSVDSSSSMHSGGMLVRPSRLSSSGSPMLSGVSEYELPQDPRWEVARDRLVLGKPLGEGCFGQVMMAEAIGMDKEKPSRVTKVAVKMLKPDATEKDLSDLISEMEMMKIIGKHKNIINLLGACTQDGPLYVIVEFAAKGNLREYLRVRRPPGMEYCYNPDQVPVENMSIKDLVSCAYQVARGMEYLASKKCIHRDLAARNVLVTEDNVMKIADFGLARDIHHIDYYKKTTNGRLPVKWMAPEALFDRIYTHQSDVWSFGVLLWEIFTLGGSPYPGVPVEELFKLLKEGHRMDRPSTCTHELYMMMRDCWHAVPSQRPTFKQLVEDLDRTLSMTSNQEYLDLSVSLDQFSPNFPDTRSSTCSSGEDSVFSHDPGADEPCLPKFPPHPNRGVAFKKR is encoded by the exons TGGTAGCTTTGGTTGAGCCGATGCCATACACTTTGTATCCGGGGGACAAACTGGAGCTGATCTGTAAAGGTAAAGAAGAGACGCAGGAAGTGACCTGGACTAAGGACCACATTCCCCTGGTTGATGGAGAGCACACCCGCCTGCGCAGCCATCAGATTGAGATTGAAACAGTAGAGCCGGCCGACTCTGGTCTGTATGCTTGCTTTGCTCAGGGAATCAACAGCAACCATACAGAATACTTCAATGTCAACGTTACAG ATGGATTGGCTTCCTCAGAAGATGATGAAGAAGATGAGTCTTCCTCAGAGGAGGCCAGGCTATCGAGTGACCAGAAACTGCTTC CAATGCCGCCTGCCTGGGCTCAACCTGATAAGATGGAGAAGAAGCTCCATGCGGTTCCCGCCAGCAAAACCGTCAAGTTTCGTTGCCAGGCCAATGGAAACCCTACTCCAACACTCAAGTGGCTCAAGAATGGCAAAGAGTTTAAGAAAGACCAGCGAATAGGAGGCTACAAG GTTCGAGAGCACATGTGGACCATCATAATGGAGTCGGTTGTCCCGTCAGACAAGGGCAACTACACCTGCCTGGTGGAAAACAAATACGGCAGCATCAATCACACCTACCAGCTGGACGTAGTCG AGCGTTCACCGCACAGGCCGATTCTTCAGGCTGGGTTGCCTGCTAACCGTACAGTAGTGGTGGGGAGTGATGTGGAGTTTGAGTGTAAAGTCTTCAGTGATCCTCAGCCTCATATCCAGTGGCTGAAGCACATCGAGGTCAACGGCAGTAGAGTCGGCCCTGACGGACTGCCATATGTTCGGATATTAAAG ACGGCAGGCGTCAACACCACGGATAAGGAGATGGAGATACTGCAGATCAGGAATGTGTCCTTAGAGGATGCTGGAGAGTACACCTGCTTGGCTGGGAACTCTATCGGCCACTCCCATCACTCTGCATGGTTGACTGTCTATAAAG CCATTCCCCCGACTCCACTGCCAAACCAGACCTACCTGGAGGTGCTGATCTACTGCGTGGGCTTCTTCCTCATCTGTGTGATGGTAGTGACCGCCGTGGTGGCCAAAATGCACAGCTCGTCCAAGAAAAGTGACTTCAACAGCCAGCTGGCCGTCCACAAGCTGGCCAAGAGCATCCCACTGCGCAGACAGGTAACA GTGTCTGTGGACTCCAGCTCATCTATGCACTCGGGTGGGATGCTGGTCCGACCCTCACGTCTTTCCTCCAGCGGCTCCCCTATGCTCTCAGGGGTCTCTGAATATGAGCTGCCCCAGGACCCACGCTGGGAGGTGGCCAGAGACAG GCTGGTTCTCGGTAAGCCGCTTGGCGAGGGCTGCTTTGGGCAGGTGATGATGGCAGAGGCTATCGGAATGGATAAAGAAAAACCCAGTCGTGTCACTAAAGTGGCTGTCAAAATGCTCAAAC CCGACGCCACAGAGAAGGACCTGTCAGACCTCATCTCCGAGATGGAAATGATGAAGATTATTGGCAAACACAAGAACATCATCAACTTGCTGGGGGCCTGCACACAAGATG GTCCACTCTACGTCATTGTGGAGTTTGCGGCAAAGGGCAATCTTAGGGAGTATCTGCGTGTGCGTCGTCCGCCTGGGATGGAGTACTGCTACAACCCTGACCAGGTACCTGTGGAGAACATGTCAATCAAAGACCTGGTGTCCTGTGCATACCAGGTGGCACGTGGAATGGAATACCTGGCATCCAAAAAG TGTATTCATAGAGACTTGGCTGCCCGTAATGTCCTGGTAACTGAAGATAATGTTATGAAGATAGCAGACTTCGGCCTGGCCAGAGACATCCATCATATTGATTACTACAAGAAGACCACTAAT GGTCGTTTACCAGTGAAATGGATGGCGCCTGAAGCTCTCTTCGACCGCATTTACACCCATCAGAGTGACGT GTGGTCTTTTGGGGTGTTGCTGTGGGAGATCTTTACTCTGGGCGGCTCACCGTACCCTGGTGTCCCTGTGGAGGAACTCTTTAAACTGCTAAAGGAAGGCCACCGCATGGACCGTCCCTCCACGTGTACCCACGAACT GTATATGATGATGAGAGATTGCTGGCATGCCGTTCCATCTCAGAGACCCACGTTCAAACAGCTGGTGGAGGATCTAGACCGCACCCTCTCTATGACGTCAAATCAG GAGTATCTGGACCTGTCAGTGTCTCTAGACCAGTTTTCCCCAAATTTCCCCGACACACGCAGCTCTACATGCTCCTCCGGTGAAGACTCTGTGTTCTCCCATGACCCCGGTGCTGATGAGCCCTGCCTGCCCAAATTCCCCCCTCATCCCAACCGCGGAGTGGCGTTTAAAAAGCGCTGA
- the fgfr1a gene encoding fibroblast growth factor receptor 1-A isoform X4 — protein MMKIMKTMLLLISVLLTQALQSQGRPATQDEMVALVEPMPYTLYPGDKLELICKGKEETQEVTWTKDHIPLVDGEHTRLRSHQIEIETVEPADSGLYACFAQGINSNHTEYFNVNVTDGLASSEDDEEDESSSEEARLSSDQKLLPMPPAWAQPDKMEKKLHAVPASKTVKFRCQANGNPTPTLKWLKNGKEFKKDQRIGGYKVREHMWTIIMESVVPSDKGNYTCLVENKYGSINHTYQLDVVERSPHRPILQAGLPANRTVVVGSDVEFECKVFSDPQPHIQWLKHIEVNGSRVGPDGLPYVRILKTAGVNTTDKEMEILQIRNVSLEDAGEYTCLAGNSIGHSHHSAWLTVYKAIPPTPLPNQTYLEVLIYCVGFFLICVMVVTAVVAKMHSSSKKSDFNSQLAVHKLAKSIPLRRQVSVDSSSSMHSGGMLVRPSRLSSSGSPMLSGVSEYELPQDPRWEVARDRLVLGKPLGEGCFGQVMMAEAIGMDKEKPSRVTKVAVKMLKPDATEKDLSDLISEMEMMKIIGKHKNIINLLGACTQDGPLYVIVEFAAKGNLREYLRVRRPPGMEYCYNPDQVPVENMSIKDLVSCAYQVARGMEYLASKKCIHRDLAARNVLVTEDNVMKIADFGLARDIHHIDYYKKTTNGRLPVKWMAPEALFDRIYTHQSDVWSFGVLLWEIFTLGGSPYPGVPVEELFKLLKEGHRMDRPSTCTHELYMMMRDCWHAVPSQRPTFKQLVEDLDRTLSMTSNQEYLDLSVSLDQFSPNFPDTRSSTCSSGEDSVFSHDPGADEPCLPKFPPHPNRGVAFKKR, from the exons TGGTAGCTTTGGTTGAGCCGATGCCATACACTTTGTATCCGGGGGACAAACTGGAGCTGATCTGTAAAGGTAAAGAAGAGACGCAGGAAGTGACCTGGACTAAGGACCACATTCCCCTGGTTGATGGAGAGCACACCCGCCTGCGCAGCCATCAGATTGAGATTGAAACAGTAGAGCCGGCCGACTCTGGTCTGTATGCTTGCTTTGCTCAGGGAATCAACAGCAACCATACAGAATACTTCAATGTCAACGTTACAG ATGGATTGGCTTCCTCAGAAGATGATGAAGAAGATGAGTCTTCCTCAGAGGAGGCCAGGCTATCGAGTGACCAGAAACTGCTTC CAATGCCGCCTGCCTGGGCTCAACCTGATAAGATGGAGAAGAAGCTCCATGCGGTTCCCGCCAGCAAAACCGTCAAGTTTCGTTGCCAGGCCAATGGAAACCCTACTCCAACACTCAAGTGGCTCAAGAATGGCAAAGAGTTTAAGAAAGACCAGCGAATAGGAGGCTACAAG GTTCGAGAGCACATGTGGACCATCATAATGGAGTCGGTTGTCCCGTCAGACAAGGGCAACTACACCTGCCTGGTGGAAAACAAATACGGCAGCATCAATCACACCTACCAGCTGGACGTAGTCG AGCGTTCACCGCACAGGCCGATTCTTCAGGCTGGGTTGCCTGCTAACCGTACAGTAGTGGTGGGGAGTGATGTGGAGTTTGAGTGTAAAGTCTTCAGTGATCCTCAGCCTCATATCCAGTGGCTGAAGCACATCGAGGTCAACGGCAGTAGAGTCGGCCCTGACGGACTGCCATATGTTCGGATATTAAAG ACGGCAGGCGTCAACACCACGGATAAGGAGATGGAGATACTGCAGATCAGGAATGTGTCCTTAGAGGATGCTGGAGAGTACACCTGCTTGGCTGGGAACTCTATCGGCCACTCCCATCACTCTGCATGGTTGACTGTCTATAAAG CCATTCCCCCGACTCCACTGCCAAACCAGACCTACCTGGAGGTGCTGATCTACTGCGTGGGCTTCTTCCTCATCTGTGTGATGGTAGTGACCGCCGTGGTGGCCAAAATGCACAGCTCGTCCAAGAAAAGTGACTTCAACAGCCAGCTGGCCGTCCACAAGCTGGCCAAGAGCATCCCACTGCGCAGACAG GTGTCTGTGGACTCCAGCTCATCTATGCACTCGGGTGGGATGCTGGTCCGACCCTCACGTCTTTCCTCCAGCGGCTCCCCTATGCTCTCAGGGGTCTCTGAATATGAGCTGCCCCAGGACCCACGCTGGGAGGTGGCCAGAGACAG GCTGGTTCTCGGTAAGCCGCTTGGCGAGGGCTGCTTTGGGCAGGTGATGATGGCAGAGGCTATCGGAATGGATAAAGAAAAACCCAGTCGTGTCACTAAAGTGGCTGTCAAAATGCTCAAAC CCGACGCCACAGAGAAGGACCTGTCAGACCTCATCTCCGAGATGGAAATGATGAAGATTATTGGCAAACACAAGAACATCATCAACTTGCTGGGGGCCTGCACACAAGATG GTCCACTCTACGTCATTGTGGAGTTTGCGGCAAAGGGCAATCTTAGGGAGTATCTGCGTGTGCGTCGTCCGCCTGGGATGGAGTACTGCTACAACCCTGACCAGGTACCTGTGGAGAACATGTCAATCAAAGACCTGGTGTCCTGTGCATACCAGGTGGCACGTGGAATGGAATACCTGGCATCCAAAAAG TGTATTCATAGAGACTTGGCTGCCCGTAATGTCCTGGTAACTGAAGATAATGTTATGAAGATAGCAGACTTCGGCCTGGCCAGAGACATCCATCATATTGATTACTACAAGAAGACCACTAAT GGTCGTTTACCAGTGAAATGGATGGCGCCTGAAGCTCTCTTCGACCGCATTTACACCCATCAGAGTGACGT GTGGTCTTTTGGGGTGTTGCTGTGGGAGATCTTTACTCTGGGCGGCTCACCGTACCCTGGTGTCCCTGTGGAGGAACTCTTTAAACTGCTAAAGGAAGGCCACCGCATGGACCGTCCCTCCACGTGTACCCACGAACT GTATATGATGATGAGAGATTGCTGGCATGCCGTTCCATCTCAGAGACCCACGTTCAAACAGCTGGTGGAGGATCTAGACCGCACCCTCTCTATGACGTCAAATCAG GAGTATCTGGACCTGTCAGTGTCTCTAGACCAGTTTTCCCCAAATTTCCCCGACACACGCAGCTCTACATGCTCCTCCGGTGAAGACTCTGTGTTCTCCCATGACCCCGGTGCTGATGAGCCCTGCCTGCCCAAATTCCCCCCTCATCCCAACCGCGGAGTGGCGTTTAAAAAGCGCTGA
- the fgfr1a gene encoding fibroblast growth factor receptor 1-A isoform X3 — MMKIMKTMLLLISVLLTQALQSQGRPATQDEMVALVEPMPYTLYPGDKLELICKGKEETQEVTWTKDHIPLVDGEHTRLRSHQIEIETVEPADSGLYACFAQGINSNHTEYFNVNVTDGLASSEDDEEDESSSEEARLSSDQKLLPMPPAWAQPDKMEKKLHAVPASKTVKFRCQANGNPTPTLKWLKNGKEFKKDQRIGGYKVREHMWTIIMESVVPSDKGNYTCLVENKYGSINHTYQLDVVERSPHRPILQAGLPANRTVVVGSDVEFECKVFSDPQPHIQWLKHIEVNGSRVGPDGLPYVRILKHSGVNSSDTQVLTLYNVTEEESGEYICKVANYIGQANQSAWLTVVKHLQAIPPTPLPNQTYLEVLIYCVGFFLICVMVVTAVVAKMHSSSKKSDFNSQLAVHKLAKSIPLRRQVSVDSSSSMHSGGMLVRPSRLSSSGSPMLSGVSEYELPQDPRWEVARDRLVLGKPLGEGCFGQVMMAEAIGMDKEKPSRVTKVAVKMLKPDATEKDLSDLISEMEMMKIIGKHKNIINLLGACTQDGPLYVIVEFAAKGNLREYLRVRRPPGMEYCYNPDQVPVENMSIKDLVSCAYQVARGMEYLASKKCIHRDLAARNVLVTEDNVMKIADFGLARDIHHIDYYKKTTNGRLPVKWMAPEALFDRIYTHQSDVWSFGVLLWEIFTLGGSPYPGVPVEELFKLLKEGHRMDRPSTCTHELYMMMRDCWHAVPSQRPTFKQLVEDLDRTLSMTSNQEYLDLSVSLDQFSPNFPDTRSSTCSSGEDSVFSHDPGADEPCLPKFPPHPNRGVAFKKR, encoded by the exons TGGTAGCTTTGGTTGAGCCGATGCCATACACTTTGTATCCGGGGGACAAACTGGAGCTGATCTGTAAAGGTAAAGAAGAGACGCAGGAAGTGACCTGGACTAAGGACCACATTCCCCTGGTTGATGGAGAGCACACCCGCCTGCGCAGCCATCAGATTGAGATTGAAACAGTAGAGCCGGCCGACTCTGGTCTGTATGCTTGCTTTGCTCAGGGAATCAACAGCAACCATACAGAATACTTCAATGTCAACGTTACAG ATGGATTGGCTTCCTCAGAAGATGATGAAGAAGATGAGTCTTCCTCAGAGGAGGCCAGGCTATCGAGTGACCAGAAACTGCTTC CAATGCCGCCTGCCTGGGCTCAACCTGATAAGATGGAGAAGAAGCTCCATGCGGTTCCCGCCAGCAAAACCGTCAAGTTTCGTTGCCAGGCCAATGGAAACCCTACTCCAACACTCAAGTGGCTCAAGAATGGCAAAGAGTTTAAGAAAGACCAGCGAATAGGAGGCTACAAG GTTCGAGAGCACATGTGGACCATCATAATGGAGTCGGTTGTCCCGTCAGACAAGGGCAACTACACCTGCCTGGTGGAAAACAAATACGGCAGCATCAATCACACCTACCAGCTGGACGTAGTCG AGCGTTCACCGCACAGGCCGATTCTTCAGGCTGGGTTGCCTGCTAACCGTACAGTAGTGGTGGGGAGTGATGTGGAGTTTGAGTGTAAAGTCTTCAGTGATCCTCAGCCTCATATCCAGTGGCTGAAGCACATCGAGGTCAACGGCAGTAGAGTCGGCCCTGACGGACTGCCATATGTTCGGATATTAAAG CACTCTGGGGTCAACAGCTCGGACACACAGGTCTTGACGCTGTACAACGTGACCGAAGAAGAAAGTGGGGAGTATATATGTAAAGTGGCCAATTATATAGGCCAAGCCAACCAATCAGCATGGCTCACCGTCGTTAAACACTTGCAAG CCATTCCCCCGACTCCACTGCCAAACCAGACCTACCTGGAGGTGCTGATCTACTGCGTGGGCTTCTTCCTCATCTGTGTGATGGTAGTGACCGCCGTGGTGGCCAAAATGCACAGCTCGTCCAAGAAAAGTGACTTCAACAGCCAGCTGGCCGTCCACAAGCTGGCCAAGAGCATCCCACTGCGCAGACAG GTGTCTGTGGACTCCAGCTCATCTATGCACTCGGGTGGGATGCTGGTCCGACCCTCACGTCTTTCCTCCAGCGGCTCCCCTATGCTCTCAGGGGTCTCTGAATATGAGCTGCCCCAGGACCCACGCTGGGAGGTGGCCAGAGACAG GCTGGTTCTCGGTAAGCCGCTTGGCGAGGGCTGCTTTGGGCAGGTGATGATGGCAGAGGCTATCGGAATGGATAAAGAAAAACCCAGTCGTGTCACTAAAGTGGCTGTCAAAATGCTCAAAC CCGACGCCACAGAGAAGGACCTGTCAGACCTCATCTCCGAGATGGAAATGATGAAGATTATTGGCAAACACAAGAACATCATCAACTTGCTGGGGGCCTGCACACAAGATG GTCCACTCTACGTCATTGTGGAGTTTGCGGCAAAGGGCAATCTTAGGGAGTATCTGCGTGTGCGTCGTCCGCCTGGGATGGAGTACTGCTACAACCCTGACCAGGTACCTGTGGAGAACATGTCAATCAAAGACCTGGTGTCCTGTGCATACCAGGTGGCACGTGGAATGGAATACCTGGCATCCAAAAAG TGTATTCATAGAGACTTGGCTGCCCGTAATGTCCTGGTAACTGAAGATAATGTTATGAAGATAGCAGACTTCGGCCTGGCCAGAGACATCCATCATATTGATTACTACAAGAAGACCACTAAT GGTCGTTTACCAGTGAAATGGATGGCGCCTGAAGCTCTCTTCGACCGCATTTACACCCATCAGAGTGACGT GTGGTCTTTTGGGGTGTTGCTGTGGGAGATCTTTACTCTGGGCGGCTCACCGTACCCTGGTGTCCCTGTGGAGGAACTCTTTAAACTGCTAAAGGAAGGCCACCGCATGGACCGTCCCTCCACGTGTACCCACGAACT GTATATGATGATGAGAGATTGCTGGCATGCCGTTCCATCTCAGAGACCCACGTTCAAACAGCTGGTGGAGGATCTAGACCGCACCCTCTCTATGACGTCAAATCAG GAGTATCTGGACCTGTCAGTGTCTCTAGACCAGTTTTCCCCAAATTTCCCCGACACACGCAGCTCTACATGCTCCTCCGGTGAAGACTCTGTGTTCTCCCATGACCCCGGTGCTGATGAGCCCTGCCTGCCCAAATTCCCCCCTCATCCCAACCGCGGAGTGGCGTTTAAAAAGCGCTGA